In Erigeron canadensis isolate Cc75 chromosome 1, C_canadensis_v1, whole genome shotgun sequence, a single window of DNA contains:
- the LOC122607110 gene encoding catalase isoform X3: protein MDPYKYRPSSAYNAPFWTTNSGAPIYNNNSSLTVGSRGPILLEDYHLVEKLANFDRERIPERVVHARGASAKGFFEVTHDISGLTCADFLRAPGVQTPVIVRFSTVIHERGSPETLRDPRGFAVKFYTREGNFDLVGNNFPVFFIRDGMKFPDMVHALKPNPKSHIQEDWRILDFFSHHPESLHMFTFLLDDIGIPQDYRHMEGSGVNTYTLINKAGKAYYVKFHWKPTCGVKSLLEDEAIKVGGANHSHATQDLYDSIAAGTYPEWKLFIQTIDPDHEDRFDFDPLDVTKTWPEDILPLQPVGRLVLNKNIDNFFAENEQLAFCPAIIVPGVYYSDDKLLQTRIFSYSDTQRHRLGPNYLQLPANAPKCAHHNNHHEGFMNFMHRDEEINYFPSRHDPARHAEQYPIPPIRLSGKREKCMIEKENNFKQPGERYRSMSPDRQERFITRVVGALSDPRVTHEVRTIWISYWSQADKSLGQKIASRLNVKPSY, encoded by the exons ATGGATCCCTACAAG TACCGTCCTTCAAGCGCTTACAACGCCCCATTCTGGACTACTAATTCTGGTGCTCCAATCTACAACAACAATAGCTCGTTAACAGTTGGCTCTAGAG GTCCAATCCTTCTTGAGGATTACCATTTGGTGGAGAAGCTAGCTAACTTTGATCGTGAGCGTATCCCTGAACGTGTTGTCCATGCCAGGGGTGCTAGTGCTAAGGGGTTCTTCGAGGTCACACATGACATTTCTGGACTTACATGTGCCGATTTCCTTCGTGCCCCTGGAGTCCAAACTCCTGTTATTGTTCGTTTCTCTACTGTTATTCACGAGCGTGGAAGCCCTGAAACTCTCAGGGACCCTAGAGGTTTTGCAGTGAAGTTCTATACCAGAGAG GGAAACTTTGATTTGGTGGGAAACAATTTCCCTGTGTTCTTCATTCGTGATGGGATGAAGTTTCCTGACATGGTTCATGCTTTGAAACCCAACCCCAAGTCACACATCCAAGAAGACTGGAGAATTCTTGACTTCTTCTCCCACCACCCCGAGAGTCTGCACATGTTCACCTTCCTCCTAGATGACATTGGTATTCCACAAGATTACAGACACATGGAAGGTTCTGGTGTCAACACATATACCTTGATTAACAAAGCTGGCAAAGCATATTACGTGAAGTTCCACTGGAAACCTACATGTGGAGTGAAAAGCTTGTTGGAGGATGAAGCCATTAAGGTTGGAGGAGCCAATCACAGCCATGCCACACAAGACCTCTATGATTCTATTGCAGCTGGTACCTATCCGGAATGGAAGCTTTTTATCCAGACCATTGATCCTGATCATGAGGATAGGTTTGACTTTGACCCTCTTGATGTGACTAAGACTTGGCCCGAGGACATCTTGCCATTGCAGCCAGTGGGTCGTTTGGTTTTGAACAAGAATATTGATAACTTCTTCGCAGAGAATGAACAGCTCGCATTCTGCCCTGCAATTATTGTCCCTGGAGTTTACTATTCTGATGATAAGCTGCTTCAAACTCGTATTTTCTCATATTCCGATACTCAGCGGCACCGTCTTGGCCCGAACTATCTGCAGCTTCCTGCCAATGCTCCTAAGTGCGCGCATCACAATAATCACCATGAAGGGTTCATGAATTTCATGCACAGAGATGAGGAG ATCAATTACTTCCCTTCAAGACACGATCCTGCTCGACATGCTGAACAGTACCCAATTCCTCCTATTAGGCTGTCAGGAAAGCGTGAGAAG TGTATGATTGAGAAAGAGAACAACTTCAAGCAGCCAGGAGAGAGATACAGATCTATGAGTCCTGACAG ACAAGAACGATTCATCACCAGAGTTGTCGGTGCTCTGTCTGATCCACGTGTCACCCATGAGGTCCGCACAATATGGATTTCATACTGGTCCCAG GCTGACAAGTCTCTTGGGCAAAAGATAGCTTCACGCTTGAATGTGAAGCCCAGTTACTAA
- the LOC122607110 gene encoding catalase isoform X1, with amino-acid sequence MQDFDSLINSMNLCPICLFADLVNKILTQIKPSNAMQVSFQEPFEDISKNQYRPSSAYNAPFWTTNSGAPIYNNNSSLTVGSRGPILLEDYHLVEKLANFDRERIPERVVHARGASAKGFFEVTHDISGLTCADFLRAPGVQTPVIVRFSTVIHERGSPETLRDPRGFAVKFYTREGNFDLVGNNFPVFFIRDGMKFPDMVHALKPNPKSHIQEDWRILDFFSHHPESLHMFTFLLDDIGIPQDYRHMEGSGVNTYTLINKAGKAYYVKFHWKPTCGVKSLLEDEAIKVGGANHSHATQDLYDSIAAGTYPEWKLFIQTIDPDHEDRFDFDPLDVTKTWPEDILPLQPVGRLVLNKNIDNFFAENEQLAFCPAIIVPGVYYSDDKLLQTRIFSYSDTQRHRLGPNYLQLPANAPKCAHHNNHHEGFMNFMHRDEEINYFPSRHDPARHAEQYPIPPIRLSGKREKCMIEKENNFKQPGERYRSMSPDRQERFITRVVGALSDPRVTHEVRTIWISYWSQADKSLGQKIASRLNVKPSY; translated from the exons TACCGTCCTTCAAGCGCTTACAACGCCCCATTCTGGACTACTAATTCTGGTGCTCCAATCTACAACAACAATAGCTCGTTAACAGTTGGCTCTAGAG GTCCAATCCTTCTTGAGGATTACCATTTGGTGGAGAAGCTAGCTAACTTTGATCGTGAGCGTATCCCTGAACGTGTTGTCCATGCCAGGGGTGCTAGTGCTAAGGGGTTCTTCGAGGTCACACATGACATTTCTGGACTTACATGTGCCGATTTCCTTCGTGCCCCTGGAGTCCAAACTCCTGTTATTGTTCGTTTCTCTACTGTTATTCACGAGCGTGGAAGCCCTGAAACTCTCAGGGACCCTAGAGGTTTTGCAGTGAAGTTCTATACCAGAGAG GGAAACTTTGATTTGGTGGGAAACAATTTCCCTGTGTTCTTCATTCGTGATGGGATGAAGTTTCCTGACATGGTTCATGCTTTGAAACCCAACCCCAAGTCACACATCCAAGAAGACTGGAGAATTCTTGACTTCTTCTCCCACCACCCCGAGAGTCTGCACATGTTCACCTTCCTCCTAGATGACATTGGTATTCCACAAGATTACAGACACATGGAAGGTTCTGGTGTCAACACATATACCTTGATTAACAAAGCTGGCAAAGCATATTACGTGAAGTTCCACTGGAAACCTACATGTGGAGTGAAAAGCTTGTTGGAGGATGAAGCCATTAAGGTTGGAGGAGCCAATCACAGCCATGCCACACAAGACCTCTATGATTCTATTGCAGCTGGTACCTATCCGGAATGGAAGCTTTTTATCCAGACCATTGATCCTGATCATGAGGATAGGTTTGACTTTGACCCTCTTGATGTGACTAAGACTTGGCCCGAGGACATCTTGCCATTGCAGCCAGTGGGTCGTTTGGTTTTGAACAAGAATATTGATAACTTCTTCGCAGAGAATGAACAGCTCGCATTCTGCCCTGCAATTATTGTCCCTGGAGTTTACTATTCTGATGATAAGCTGCTTCAAACTCGTATTTTCTCATATTCCGATACTCAGCGGCACCGTCTTGGCCCGAACTATCTGCAGCTTCCTGCCAATGCTCCTAAGTGCGCGCATCACAATAATCACCATGAAGGGTTCATGAATTTCATGCACAGAGATGAGGAG ATCAATTACTTCCCTTCAAGACACGATCCTGCTCGACATGCTGAACAGTACCCAATTCCTCCTATTAGGCTGTCAGGAAAGCGTGAGAAG TGTATGATTGAGAAAGAGAACAACTTCAAGCAGCCAGGAGAGAGATACAGATCTATGAGTCCTGACAG ACAAGAACGATTCATCACCAGAGTTGTCGGTGCTCTGTCTGATCCACGTGTCACCCATGAGGTCCGCACAATATGGATTTCATACTGGTCCCAG GCTGACAAGTCTCTTGGGCAAAAGATAGCTTCACGCTTGAATGTGAAGCCCAGTTACTAA
- the LOC122607110 gene encoding catalase isoform X2: MAQDALSPICLFADLVNKILTQIKPSNAMQVSFQEPFEDISKNQYRPSSAYNAPFWTTNSGAPIYNNNSSLTVGSRGPILLEDYHLVEKLANFDRERIPERVVHARGASAKGFFEVTHDISGLTCADFLRAPGVQTPVIVRFSTVIHERGSPETLRDPRGFAVKFYTREGNFDLVGNNFPVFFIRDGMKFPDMVHALKPNPKSHIQEDWRILDFFSHHPESLHMFTFLLDDIGIPQDYRHMEGSGVNTYTLINKAGKAYYVKFHWKPTCGVKSLLEDEAIKVGGANHSHATQDLYDSIAAGTYPEWKLFIQTIDPDHEDRFDFDPLDVTKTWPEDILPLQPVGRLVLNKNIDNFFAENEQLAFCPAIIVPGVYYSDDKLLQTRIFSYSDTQRHRLGPNYLQLPANAPKCAHHNNHHEGFMNFMHRDEEINYFPSRHDPARHAEQYPIPPIRLSGKREKCMIEKENNFKQPGERYRSMSPDRQERFITRVVGALSDPRVTHEVRTIWISYWSQADKSLGQKIASRLNVKPSY; the protein is encoded by the exons TACCGTCCTTCAAGCGCTTACAACGCCCCATTCTGGACTACTAATTCTGGTGCTCCAATCTACAACAACAATAGCTCGTTAACAGTTGGCTCTAGAG GTCCAATCCTTCTTGAGGATTACCATTTGGTGGAGAAGCTAGCTAACTTTGATCGTGAGCGTATCCCTGAACGTGTTGTCCATGCCAGGGGTGCTAGTGCTAAGGGGTTCTTCGAGGTCACACATGACATTTCTGGACTTACATGTGCCGATTTCCTTCGTGCCCCTGGAGTCCAAACTCCTGTTATTGTTCGTTTCTCTACTGTTATTCACGAGCGTGGAAGCCCTGAAACTCTCAGGGACCCTAGAGGTTTTGCAGTGAAGTTCTATACCAGAGAG GGAAACTTTGATTTGGTGGGAAACAATTTCCCTGTGTTCTTCATTCGTGATGGGATGAAGTTTCCTGACATGGTTCATGCTTTGAAACCCAACCCCAAGTCACACATCCAAGAAGACTGGAGAATTCTTGACTTCTTCTCCCACCACCCCGAGAGTCTGCACATGTTCACCTTCCTCCTAGATGACATTGGTATTCCACAAGATTACAGACACATGGAAGGTTCTGGTGTCAACACATATACCTTGATTAACAAAGCTGGCAAAGCATATTACGTGAAGTTCCACTGGAAACCTACATGTGGAGTGAAAAGCTTGTTGGAGGATGAAGCCATTAAGGTTGGAGGAGCCAATCACAGCCATGCCACACAAGACCTCTATGATTCTATTGCAGCTGGTACCTATCCGGAATGGAAGCTTTTTATCCAGACCATTGATCCTGATCATGAGGATAGGTTTGACTTTGACCCTCTTGATGTGACTAAGACTTGGCCCGAGGACATCTTGCCATTGCAGCCAGTGGGTCGTTTGGTTTTGAACAAGAATATTGATAACTTCTTCGCAGAGAATGAACAGCTCGCATTCTGCCCTGCAATTATTGTCCCTGGAGTTTACTATTCTGATGATAAGCTGCTTCAAACTCGTATTTTCTCATATTCCGATACTCAGCGGCACCGTCTTGGCCCGAACTATCTGCAGCTTCCTGCCAATGCTCCTAAGTGCGCGCATCACAATAATCACCATGAAGGGTTCATGAATTTCATGCACAGAGATGAGGAG ATCAATTACTTCCCTTCAAGACACGATCCTGCTCGACATGCTGAACAGTACCCAATTCCTCCTATTAGGCTGTCAGGAAAGCGTGAGAAG TGTATGATTGAGAAAGAGAACAACTTCAAGCAGCCAGGAGAGAGATACAGATCTATGAGTCCTGACAG ACAAGAACGATTCATCACCAGAGTTGTCGGTGCTCTGTCTGATCCACGTGTCACCCATGAGGTCCGCACAATATGGATTTCATACTGGTCCCAG GCTGACAAGTCTCTTGGGCAAAAGATAGCTTCACGCTTGAATGTGAAGCCCAGTTACTAA
- the LOC122585995 gene encoding protein NLP2-like, protein MNDNVFTFDNSSDSLMDFDYMDELLLDGCWLQTTDGSEISNKNTSVPNPLFEPSSQWPKLESDMVPNDIVTPGINSPKSHVKNLITLPNQSENLSESSKRWWIAPSPSISVMERLIYAIDNIKNYTVDKNVLIQVWLPETIGGKKFLSTSQRLFSLELKCPRLSNYRNISKTYHFPAEGDAKESVGLPGRVFKEKVPEWTPDVRLFNAKEYPRVSHAQQHGVSGSVAVPVFDQDVKDCIGVFELIMTSQKSNYSLEIQSVCKALEAVDLRSSEDSNSHKINVSNGFYHPALPEIFETLKSACIMHNLPLAQTWIPCIQQGSKGGCRHSNENLIRCISTVDSASYVSNRQFKDFQEACSEHHLFVGQGVVGKAFLVNEPCYSSDVTSYTKTDYPLAHHAKIFDLHAAVAIRLRSIYGVTVDFVLEFFLPIDCKTDDGQKGLISSLLNIIQKVCGSLRIVTEMELQEDGVNEGLLISDTEQISKVQETDNHCPSSGSGSGTPIEKRRVGAKLEKTITLEMLRQHFAGSLKDAAKNMGVCPTTLKRICRQHGIQRWPSRKIKKVGHSLRKIQLVMDSVHGGSGSFQIESFYSNFPKLASPDPSKQTRSPFSTKNRESSDLKAADGATAVTSCSPSSSSSHSLSGGTHHVQIADEDTGEGTLKRTKSDAGILTSNASNIQNQEPKIFLRSHSHKSLNEPLKLQNLPPKPRIKPEGHLWRVKVTFGEEKIRFRMQKDWGYNELMQEIAIRFSLNDVGGYSLKYLDDDSEWVLLTCDADVEECIDVYRSFKGGTIRLVLREPQLGVGSSLGSNAPLS, encoded by the exons ATGAATGACAATGTATTCACTTTCGATAATTCATCTGATTCACTTATGGATTTTGATTACATGGACGAGCTCTTATTAGATGGATGTTGGTTACAAACAACAGATGGATCCGAAATCTCAAACAAGAATACTTCTGTTCCAAACCCTCTTTTTGAACCTTCTTCTCAGTGGCCTAAATTGGAATCTGACATGGTGCCAAATGACATTGTGACTCCTGGAATAAATTCGCCGAAATCCCATGTCAAAAATCTCATTACTTTGCCAAACCAATCTGAAAATCTTTCCGAATCAAGTAAACGATGGTGGATTGCACCTAGCCCTTCCATTTCTGTTATGGAAAGATTGATTTATGCAATTGATAACATAAAAAATTACACAGTTGATAAAAATGTACTTATTCAAGTATGGTTACCGGAAACCATAGGGGGCAAGAAATTTCTAAGTACAAGTCAACGGCTTTTTTCACTTGAATTGAAGTGTCCTAGACTTTCTAACTACAGAAATATATCGAAAACTTATCATTTTCCGGCCGAAGGAGATGCAAAAGAGAGTGTTGGGTTGCCCGGAAGGGTATTTAAGGAAAAGGTTCCTGAGTGGACACCCGATGTTCGACTTTTCAATGCTAAAGAGTATCCAAGAGTTTCTCATGCTCAACAACATGGTGTTAGTGGGAGCGTTGCAGTTCCGGTTTTTGATCAAGATGTTAAGGATTGCATAGGTGTTTTTGAGCTTATTATGACCTCTCAAAAAAGTAATTACTCCCTAGAGATTCAAAGTGTTTGTAAGGCTCTTGAG GCCGTTGACCTCAGGAGTTCTGAAGATTCAAATTCACACAAAATCAAT GTAAGCAACGGATTCTATCATCCAGCCTTACCGGAGATTTTTGAAACTCTAAAATCTGCATGCATAATGCATAATTTGCCATTAGCTCAGACATGGATTCCATGCATCCAACAAGGCAGCAAAGGCGGTTGTCGCCACTCTAACGAAAACTTGATCCGCTGTATTTCCACCGTTGATTCTGCTTCGTACGTATCTAACCGTCAATTTAAAGATTTTCAAGAAGCTTGTTCAGAACATCACCTTTTTGTAGGTCAAGGTGTTGTAGGCAAAGCTTTTTTGGTCAACGAGCCGTGTTATTCATCTGATGTGACATCATACACGAAAACTGATTACCCACTTGCTCATCATGCTAAAATCTTTGACTTGCATGCTGCTGTGGCTATTCGTCTTAGATCCATCTATGGTGTTACTGTAGACTTTGTGTTGGAGTTCTTCTTGCCTATCGACTGCAAGACTGATGATGGCCAAAAGGGTTTAATTAGTTCTTTGTTGAATATTATACAAAAGGTTTGTGGAAGTTTGAGGATTGTTACAGAGATGGAGTTGCAGGAAGATGGTGTAAATGAAGGGTTACTTATTTCTGATACAGAACAGATATCAAAAGTTCAAGAAACTGACAATCACTGTCCAAGTTCGGGCTCAGGTTCTGGCACGCCCATAGAAAAACGACGTGTAGGTGCCAAATTGGAGAAAACTATCACTTTAGAAATGCTAAGGCAACATTTTGCCGGCAGCCTGAAAGATGCTGCCAAAAATATGGGTG TTTGTCCGACGACACTCAAACGGATATGCAGGCAACATGGGATACAACGTTGGCCTTCCCGGAAAATCAAGAAAGTTGGCCACTCGTTAAGAAAGATCCAACTTGTGATGGACTCGGTCCATGGCGGGTCGGGTTCATTTCAAATTGAATCTTTCTATTCGAACTTTCCAAAACTTGCTTCTCCGGACCCATCAAAGCAGACCCGTTCCCCTTTTTCGACTAAAAATCGCGAAAGTTCGGATTTGAAGGCTGCTGATGGCGCCACTGCCGTTACTTCATGCAGCCCAAGTTCGAGTTCCAGTCATTCTTTATCCGGTGGGACCCACCATGTCCAAATCGCCGATGAAGATACAGGGGAGGGCACTCTCAAAAGAACCAAAAGTGATGCAGGTATTCTTACGTCCAATgcatcaaatattcaaaatcaAGAACCAAAGATCTTTCTAAGATCTCATAGTCATAAATCGCTTAACGAGCCTCTGAAGTTGCAAAATCTTCCCCCTAAACCGCGCATTAAACCAGAAGGCCACCTTTGGAGGGTTAAAGTGACATTTGGGGAAGAAAAGATTCGTTTTCGGATGCAAAAAGATTGGGGTTACAATGAGTTGATGCAAGAAATTGCGATCAGATTTAGTTTGAATGACGTTGGTGGGTATAGTTTGAAGTACCTTGATGATGATTCCGAATGGGTATTACTAACTTGTGATGCTGATGTAGAAGAGTGTATCGATGTGTATCGATCGTTTAAGGGTGGAACCATTAGGCTCGTTCTTCGTGAGCCACAACTTGGTGTTGGTAGTAGTTTAGGTAGCAATGCACCCTTGTCATAA
- the LOC122585251 gene encoding probable serine/threonine-protein kinase PBL3, producing MKMVKGSSDHTKENAHNNLKIFTYDNLRSATRNFRPSAMLGVSDGESVYKGWLDGSSLEPSISGVGIAVPIKISNTDNAQRLKEWQAEVNRGKLSHPNLVKLLGYYSEDRMLCLVYDHIPKRNLVNLLYRHPLQWDTTMKIATGIAQGLAFLHTAGDSPVNRTFNPSNVLLNGDFEPQLYFGSASLFRAHGALPVSMSDAVTSHYIPPEYIATGHWSVKSDVYAFGVMLLDMIAGSHFLDGYSDRPQHSLIEWARPVLSDTKKLQRIMDPWLEHGNPPKGASKAAKLILSCLEIDPEIRPSMKKVMTSLEEIKVCQDVAE from the exons ATGAAAATGGTGAAAGGGAGCAGTGATCATACAAAAGAAAATGCACATAATAACTTAAAGATATTTACATATGATAATTTAAGAAGTGCCACACGGAACTTTAGGCCATCGGCAATGCTTGGAGTTTCTGATGGCGAGTCGGTCTATAAAGGGTGGTTGGATGGTTCATCATTAGAACCATCTATATCTGGTGTTGGGATAGCAGTCCCCATCAAGATTTCAAACACGGATAATGCTCAACGCCTTAAAGAATGGCAG GCAGAAGTGAATCGAGGAAAGTTAAGTCATCCAAATCTTGTTAAACTCTTGGGATATTATTCAGAAGACAGAATGCTTTGCCTTGTATATGATCACATACCAAAGAGAAACTTAGTAAACTTACTTTACC GCCATCCACTTCAATGGGATACGACGATGAAAATTGCCACTGGAATAGCCCAAGGCCTTGCTTTCTTGCACACTGCAGGGGATTCCCCCGTAAACAGGACTTTCAACCCTTCAAATGTTTTATTAAACGGG GATTTTGAACCACAACTCTATTTTGGATCAGCATCACTCTTCCGAGCACATGGAGCATTGCCCGTCTCAATGAGTGATGCGGTCACCAGTCATTACATCCCTCCCGAGTATATTGCTACAG GTCATTGGTCTGTGAAGAGTGATGTTTACGCTTTTGGAGTGATGCTGCTGGATATGATAGCAGGTTCACACTTTCTTGATGGCTATTCAGACAGGCCACAGCATAGTCTAATCGAGTGGGCTAGACCCGTTTTATCAGATACCAAGAAACTACAAAGAATCATGGACCCATGGTTGGAACATGGCAACCCTCCAAAAGGAGCAAGCAAAGCTGCTAAGCTCATTCTATCATGTCTTGAAATCGACCCAGAAATCCGACCCTCAATGAAAAAAGTTATGACTAGCCTAGAAGAGATTAAGGTTTGTCAAGATGTAGCTGAATGA